A stretch of Kaistella flava (ex Peng et al. 2021) DNA encodes these proteins:
- a CDS encoding YncE family protein yields MKISKLLSAAFAATLLFTISCRTDDPIVEPQPKGAYENGIFMSNEGNFGTPTATVSFISNDLATVENNVFSANNGNVALGDVLQNIGFEGDNAYLILNNSNKIEIVNRYTFKKVATVTDQVSQPRYIAFANNNYYVTNSSGSSKFVNVYSTSTNAFVKKIDLTNTGERIVEASGKIFVQNASYGSGKKITIINPTSNTIEKEVIIPNGNIQKTISTGGSVYTIASTTTDSYIYKLSPTGAISSTTTLTGIANATNLEIDGSKFYFTSGYKVYSMDITSTAVPTTPVLTLTDNSWSALYGFSVIDGKIFISNANGFTADSTVEIYSTAGTLLKTITAGKGTSGFYKN; encoded by the coding sequence ATGAAAATTTCTAAATTACTTTCTGCAGCATTTGCCGCCACATTGCTTTTTACAATTTCGTGTAGAACAGATGATCCTATCGTTGAGCCACAACCAAAAGGTGCTTATGAAAATGGAATCTTCATGTCTAACGAAGGTAATTTCGGAACGCCAACTGCAACGGTTTCGTTTATTTCTAACGATCTGGCAACCGTAGAAAATAATGTTTTCAGCGCTAATAATGGAAATGTTGCTTTGGGAGATGTTCTTCAAAATATCGGATTTGAGGGAGATAACGCTTATTTAATCCTTAATAATTCTAATAAAATTGAAATCGTAAACCGTTATACTTTTAAAAAAGTAGCAACAGTAACTGACCAGGTTTCTCAACCAAGATATATCGCATTTGCAAATAATAATTATTACGTAACCAACAGTTCTGGATCTTCAAAATTTGTAAACGTATATAGTACTTCTACAAATGCTTTTGTTAAAAAAATTGATTTAACGAACACTGGAGAAAGAATTGTAGAAGCAAGCGGAAAAATCTTCGTGCAAAATGCCTCATATGGTTCAGGTAAAAAAATTACCATCATCAATCCTACTTCTAACACGATAGAAAAAGAAGTAATCATTCCTAATGGGAATATTCAAAAAACTATTTCTACTGGTGGAAGTGTATATACCATCGCTTCTACGACAACTGATTCATACATTTACAAATTAAGTCCTACTGGAGCAATTTCTTCTACAACTACCCTAACTGGAATTGCAAATGCTACTAATTTAGAAATCGATGGATCTAAATTCTACTTCACTTCTGGGTATAAAGTTTATTCGATGGACATCACCAGTACGGCAGTCCCTACTACTCCAGTCCTCACCTTAACTGATAATTCTTGGTCAGCATTGTATGGCTTCAGTGTTATTGATGGTAAAATTTTTATTTCTAATGCGAACGGATTTACAGCAGATAGTACCGTAGAAATTTATTCTACTGCAGGTACTTTGCTTAAAACAATTACAGCAGGAAAAGGGACCAGTGGCTTCTACAAAAATTAA
- a CDS encoding MFS transporter, which produces MSTNSNYSKQTNWGQFVPLVTVFFFWGFVAASNDILIPVFKKAFNLTQGQSQLVSVAFYVAYTIGSLIYMFISKAIKQDVVNKIGYKNGLIVGLLISASGTLLFYPAANMGSFPLMITGLFILGLGFSLQQIVANPLAIEVGPTETGSQRLTMAGGINNLGTTIGPLIVAFAIFGSATASNTEASIESVKIPYMVLGGAFILVAILLKFSSLPQITPTITEDTDDVVAGEHRDSALKYPQLVLGMIAIFVYVGVEVSTASNLPAYMENSLGFSTKDIAPYVSLYWASLMIGRWTGAVEAFDITAGSKKILRFIAPYLAFGVFLLVNAIARHDLSHFYIYGVIILVMIVCDILSKGNPARMLLIFSSMGILSLIIGMMTTGMTSVYAFTSVGLFCSTLWPCIFALAINGLGKHTNQGSGFLIMMIMGGGIVSWLQGMLADYTNIHFSYIVGVICFAYLVFYALRVTKILKNQGISLDQIQKENAH; this is translated from the coding sequence ATGTCGACAAATTCTAATTATTCTAAACAAACCAATTGGGGTCAATTTGTACCTTTGGTAACTGTATTTTTCTTTTGGGGATTCGTTGCTGCAAGCAATGATATTTTAATCCCAGTATTTAAAAAAGCTTTTAATCTGACCCAAGGTCAAAGCCAACTGGTTTCAGTGGCATTTTATGTCGCATATACAATTGGATCATTGATTTACATGTTTATTTCTAAAGCAATAAAACAAGATGTAGTTAATAAAATCGGCTATAAAAATGGTTTAATTGTCGGCCTACTTATTTCAGCATCGGGAACTTTACTGTTTTATCCGGCAGCGAATATGGGATCTTTTCCTTTAATGATTACAGGATTATTTATTTTAGGATTGGGATTTTCACTGCAGCAAATTGTAGCAAACCCACTTGCTATTGAAGTTGGACCAACTGAAACAGGATCACAACGTCTTACCATGGCAGGAGGAATTAATAATCTGGGAACAACGATTGGACCGTTGATCGTTGCGTTTGCTATTTTCGGTTCCGCAACGGCTTCTAACACTGAGGCAAGTATTGAGTCAGTGAAAATCCCTTATATGGTTTTGGGAGGCGCTTTTATACTTGTTGCTATTTTATTGAAATTCTCATCACTTCCACAAATTACACCAACGATTACAGAGGATACAGACGATGTTGTTGCTGGTGAACACAGAGATTCTGCTTTGAAATACCCACAACTGGTATTAGGAATGATTGCCATTTTTGTTTACGTTGGAGTCGAAGTTTCTACCGCAAGTAACCTTCCCGCTTATATGGAAAACTCACTTGGTTTCTCCACAAAAGATATTGCTCCTTACGTTTCTCTATATTGGGCATCTTTAATGATTGGTAGATGGACAGGTGCTGTTGAAGCATTTGATATTACGGCGGGTTCAAAAAAGATTTTAAGATTTATCGCACCTTATTTAGCATTTGGCGTTTTTCTTTTGGTTAATGCAATTGCCCGTCACGATTTATCCCATTTCTATATTTATGGAGTGATCATTTTAGTAATGATTGTGTGTGATATTTTAAGCAAAGGAAATCCAGCAAGAATGCTACTGATATTTTCATCAATGGGAATCCTTTCCTTAATCATCGGAATGATGACCACGGGAATGACCTCAGTTTACGCTTTCACAAGTGTAGGTTTATTCTGTTCTACACTTTGGCCTTGTATCTTTGCTTTAGCAATTAATGGATTAGGAAAACACACCAATCAAGGTTCCGGTTTCTTAATTATGATGATTATGGGTGGTGGTATCGTTTCTTGGCTTCAGGGGATGCTTGCTGATTACACCAATATTCATTTTAGTTATATCGTGGGTGTTATTTGTTTCGCATATCTTGTATTTTACGCATTAAGAGTGACTAAGATATTGAAAAACCAAGGTATTAGCTTAGATCAAATTCAAAAAGAAAATGCTCATTAA
- the clpX gene encoding ATP-dependent Clp protease ATP-binding subunit ClpX: protein MNSNQCSFCGKKRNEVQMLISGNNGFICEECIEQAHGIVKETSASHSSSPAETIEDLKKPKEIKEFLDQYVIGQDQAKKQLSVAVYNHYKRLLHAKDENREVEIEKSNVIMIGETGTGKTLLAKSIARELNVPFCIVDATILTEAGYVGEDVESILSRLLMVADYDVEKAEKGIVFIDEIDKIARKSDNPSITRDVSGEGVQQGLLKLLEGSIVNVPPQGGRKHPDQKYIQVNTQNILFIAGGAFDGIKEIIERRLNKQAIGFSAEKLNKVEEEEYILSQLNAIDLRKFGLIPELLGRFPIITYLDKLTKETMIRIMKEPKNSIVNQFVELFKMDGVELKFTDDGLESIVEETMDKGLGARGLRGTTEKVLEDYMFNIAAQKKVVINRKNTHF from the coding sequence AAAACGAAATGAAGTTCAAATGCTAATTTCTGGAAATAACGGTTTTATTTGCGAAGAATGCATCGAACAGGCACATGGTATCGTAAAGGAAACAAGTGCGTCGCACAGTTCTTCTCCTGCAGAAACGATTGAGGATTTAAAGAAACCGAAAGAAATAAAGGAATTCTTGGATCAATATGTCATTGGACAGGATCAGGCAAAAAAGCAATTGTCAGTTGCGGTATATAATCACTATAAAAGATTATTGCATGCAAAAGATGAGAACCGTGAAGTAGAGATTGAAAAATCAAATGTCATCATGATTGGTGAAACTGGTACAGGAAAGACACTTTTGGCAAAATCGATTGCGAGAGAATTGAATGTTCCTTTCTGTATTGTAGATGCAACGATTCTTACAGAAGCCGGTTACGTTGGTGAAGATGTGGAAAGCATATTGTCCCGACTTTTAATGGTAGCAGATTATGACGTAGAGAAAGCAGAAAAGGGAATTGTATTTATTGATGAAATCGATAAAATTGCACGTAAATCTGATAATCCAAGTATTACCAGAGACGTTTCTGGTGAAGGAGTTCAGCAAGGTTTATTGAAATTATTAGAAGGAAGTATTGTCAATGTTCCGCCACAAGGTGGAAGAAAGCATCCTGATCAAAAATACATTCAAGTAAATACGCAAAATATTCTGTTTATCGCAGGTGGAGCTTTTGATGGTATAAAAGAAATTATTGAACGTCGATTGAATAAACAAGCGATCGGTTTCAGTGCGGAAAAATTAAATAAAGTTGAGGAAGAAGAATATATCTTAAGTCAGCTTAATGCAATTGATTTGAGGAAATTTGGTTTGATCCCAGAACTTTTAGGTAGATTTCCAATCATTACATATCTTGACAAGTTAACTAAAGAAACGATGATTCGGATTATGAAAGAGCCGAAAAACTCAATCGTTAATCAGTTTGTAGAATTGTTTAAAATGGATGGAGTAGAACTGAAGTTTACAGATGATGGCTTAGAAAGTATTGTAGAAGAGACTATGGATAAGGGACTTGGCGCAAGAGGACTTCGCGGAACAACTGAAAAAGTCCTTGAAGATTACATGTTCAATATTGCTGCACAGAAGAAAGTTGTAATAAACCGTAAAAACACCCATTTTTAA
- a CDS encoding lysophospholipid acyltransferase family protein — translation MTKVLNYIWRGWMVILGAVLTPILGIPVLLFSIKKEHYPYAYFFIRLWCFGMFYGMGFRYELIKLTAKKIDKNKQYVFISNHTSIMDVMLPCILMPHHPLCYVGKKELVKIPIFGTIYKRICVMVDRSSPRSRADVYRRCAERMEEGESIVIFPEGGVPDNTSVILDSFKDGAFTLSSKHQSPIAVFTFVGLKEMFPFQYDKGYPGKVKVYFNDILEPTESVELLKAEAHQKIKNILKSSI, via the coding sequence ATGACAAAAGTTTTAAATTATATCTGGCGCGGTTGGATGGTGATTTTAGGAGCAGTTTTAACGCCCATTCTCGGCATTCCTGTTTTATTATTTTCCATTAAAAAAGAACATTATCCGTATGCTTACTTTTTTATTCGTTTGTGGTGTTTCGGGATGTTTTATGGAATGGGATTCCGCTATGAATTAATTAAACTTACTGCCAAAAAAATTGATAAAAATAAACAGTATGTTTTTATCTCCAACCACACTTCTATTATGGATGTGATGTTACCATGTATTTTAATGCCTCATCATCCGCTGTGTTATGTTGGTAAAAAAGAATTGGTGAAAATTCCGATTTTCGGGACTATTTATAAAAGAATTTGCGTGATGGTTGATCGTTCTTCCCCTCGAAGCCGTGCAGATGTCTACCGCCGTTGCGCAGAAAGAATGGAAGAAGGAGAAAGTATTGTGATTTTTCCGGAAGGTGGTGTTCCTGATAATACTTCTGTAATTTTGGATTCCTTTAAAGATGGTGCTTTTACACTTTCCTCAAAACATCAATCACCGATTGCCGTATTTACATTTGTAGGTTTAAAGGAAATGTTTCCTTTCCAATATGACAAAGGTTATCCGGGAAAAGTAAAGGTCTATTTTAATGACATCCTAGAACCTACTGAATCTGTGGAATTACTAAAAGCAGAGGCCCATCAAAAAATCAAAAACATTTTAAAAAGCTCAATTTGA
- a CDS encoding CCA tRNA nucleotidyltransferase — MNINLTQNKNLKLFKLISEVAEKNNQTVFIVGGYVRDLLMHRKAPTDIDFVTEGNGIDLAKAVAHEINSKLKVSVFKNYGTAMFKHEGLDLEFVGARKESYAEDSRKPSVEIGTLEDDQKRRDFTINALAISLNKENFGELIDPFDGILDIKKRILRTPLEPSQTYSDDPLRMMRAIRFASTLNFKIEERSLASIKSEVERIRIVSMERIMVEFNKIMLSEKPSVGLKLMEQTGILHLIIPELTALKGIEEVEGQTHKDNFWHTLEVVDNICENTDNLWLRWAALLHDIGKAPTKKFMEGNGWTFHGHEFLGSKMVKNLFYRLKLPLGTDMKYVQKLVKLSSRPIALIDDGTSDAALRRLLFDAGEDLEDLFILNKADITTKNSSKQAKFKKNFEYVALKIKEVEEKDQVRNFQPPISGEEIMELFNLKPGREIGILKEKVKEAILEGEIGNDKDEARNFVIKEGQTLGLILA; from the coding sequence ATGAACATCAATCTCACCCAAAATAAAAATCTAAAACTCTTTAAACTTATTTCAGAAGTTGCCGAGAAAAATAATCAAACGGTTTTTATTGTTGGCGGTTACGTACGGGATTTATTGATGCACAGAAAAGCACCAACAGATATTGATTTTGTAACCGAAGGGAACGGAATCGATTTAGCCAAAGCCGTTGCACACGAAATTAATTCCAAACTAAAGGTTTCTGTTTTCAAAAATTACGGAACGGCGATGTTTAAGCATGAAGGACTTGATTTAGAATTTGTAGGCGCGCGAAAAGAAAGTTACGCTGAAGATTCCCGAAAGCCTTCTGTAGAAATCGGGACGTTGGAAGATGATCAAAAACGTCGGGATTTTACCATTAATGCTTTGGCGATTTCTTTAAATAAAGAAAATTTCGGTGAATTGATTGATCCATTTGATGGTATTCTTGATATCAAGAAAAGAATTCTCCGCACTCCTTTAGAACCCAGCCAGACTTATTCCGATGATCCTTTGCGAATGATGAGAGCGATTCGTTTTGCATCGACTTTAAATTTTAAGATTGAAGAACGTTCTTTAGCATCTATTAAAAGTGAAGTAGAAAGAATTAGAATCGTTTCTATGGAAAGAATAATGGTTGAATTTAATAAAATCATGCTTTCCGAAAAACCTTCTGTTGGATTAAAATTAATGGAGCAAACCGGAATTTTACATTTAATTATTCCAGAATTAACTGCACTAAAAGGCATTGAAGAAGTAGAGGGACAAACTCACAAAGATAATTTTTGGCATACTTTAGAAGTCGTTGATAATATTTGCGAGAACACTGATAATCTTTGGCTTCGTTGGGCAGCCTTATTACACGATATTGGGAAAGCACCAACCAAAAAATTCATGGAAGGAAATGGCTGGACTTTCCACGGACATGAATTCCTAGGTTCTAAAATGGTAAAAAACCTTTTCTATCGTTTAAAACTTCCGCTTGGAACCGATATGAAATACGTTCAGAAATTGGTCAAATTATCTTCAAGGCCGATTGCGCTTATTGATGACGGAACTTCTGATGCAGCATTACGAAGATTACTTTTTGATGCAGGCGAAGATCTGGAAGATTTATTTATTTTGAACAAAGCCGATATTACCACCAAGAATTCTTCAAAACAAGCGAAGTTCAAAAAGAATTTTGAATATGTTGCTTTGAAAATTAAAGAAGTCGAAGAGAAAGATCAAGTTCGAAATTTTCAACCACCGATTTCAGGAGAAGAAATTATGGAACTCTTTAATTTAAAACCCGGCCGAGAAATCGGAATTTTAAAAGAGAAAGTAAAAGAAGCAATTCTGGAAGGAGAAATAGGAAATGATAAAGATGAAGCCAGAAATTTTGTGATTAAAGAAGGTCAAACTCTTGGATTGATTCTAGCGTAA
- a CDS encoding T9SS C-terminal target domain-containing protein: MKKNLLTIGFLTLTLSLSAQVVCHVDSDGIFYVGENALVYNGGGVQTKGNGIYDIKGNVMVVGGTGGSGLRTYTTSGGNKTDGGNFILRFNNPADIAESTYGQLYIQGLTQGNITAIVNKEFLAKKHGTYQQIAMPFSNKLISSLSTEFGKTFNNTRRSQNEVLVYNNRDVVADNLNISSTTPKNTSYFMLGSKNFDSGAPTSGSVYTIKGVPYANGVIETLTDAGLNTPFGTNGNGINAYNEKYNSYLQDNWDYLTNTSAPWSVPTFGRNIYQFGNPYLTNLDLKFIGITEAGTTNDGNELVQIRGIRFDSGNVVSDANGATYDTNAQFVNFTDPGNMPIGDVGVVIKPMQVFVIKLATNDEDATERQLNFDGLRRFKMTARQGGTDYSVTAAKGTTQVSSGTVKQLGIIALDANGEELARTYYVVYPTAISGKTSNHTVQTTLGSGSIIGTYEEDAINGGYDMNLINTYWLYINEANETDFYGKAIPLALYSGSIKSLKFEIRENTELIDNNVHALSSGTGFYYKGNNGVVAEIAQNQIIPVTGDEYSLYYGNSITLGTGSSSKPSRTQVVYSQSTDNFLVRFDPDWKKADINVYDMSGKQIISQKGVSAGKDFDIVLPKSNAAYIVTAVSEKGEKISSKIVR; the protein is encoded by the coding sequence ATGAAAAAAAATCTATTAACGATAGGATTTTTAACGTTGACTTTGTCACTAAGTGCACAAGTAGTGTGCCACGTTGACAGCGACGGAATATTCTATGTCGGAGAGAACGCGTTAGTTTATAACGGCGGTGGTGTTCAGACCAAAGGTAATGGTATCTACGATATTAAAGGTAATGTGATGGTCGTAGGGGGAACAGGAGGCTCTGGTCTTAGAACTTATACTACTTCAGGAGGTAATAAAACGGATGGAGGAAATTTTATTTTGAGATTTAATAATCCAGCCGATATTGCTGAATCTACTTATGGCCAACTTTATATTCAAGGTTTGACCCAAGGTAATATTACAGCAATTGTTAATAAAGAATTTTTGGCAAAGAAACATGGTACTTACCAGCAGATTGCAATGCCATTTTCGAATAAGTTAATTTCTTCCCTTTCAACTGAATTTGGGAAAACTTTCAATAATACACGTAGATCTCAAAACGAAGTTTTGGTTTATAATAATAGAGATGTAGTTGCTGATAATTTAAATATTTCTTCAACAACACCTAAGAATACTTCCTACTTTATGTTGGGATCGAAAAATTTTGATTCTGGCGCCCCAACTTCTGGTTCTGTTTATACTATTAAAGGAGTTCCTTATGCAAACGGTGTGATAGAAACGCTAACTGATGCAGGTTTGAATACGCCTTTCGGAACTAATGGGAACGGAATTAATGCTTACAACGAAAAATATAATTCGTATTTACAAGATAACTGGGATTATTTAACTAATACTTCAGCTCCTTGGTCTGTGCCTACTTTCGGACGGAATATTTATCAGTTTGGGAATCCTTATCTGACCAATCTAGATTTAAAATTTATTGGAATAACAGAAGCGGGAACTACAAATGATGGAAATGAATTGGTTCAAATAAGAGGTATTCGGTTTGATTCTGGAAATGTTGTTTCAGATGCAAATGGTGCTACTTACGATACCAATGCACAGTTTGTTAATTTTACAGATCCTGGAAATATGCCAATCGGTGATGTTGGTGTGGTGATTAAACCTATGCAGGTTTTTGTTATTAAATTAGCTACCAATGATGAAGATGCAACAGAAAGACAATTAAATTTCGATGGATTACGTAGATTCAAAATGACGGCGAGACAAGGTGGGACTGATTATTCTGTTACCGCTGCAAAGGGAACTACACAAGTTTCTTCTGGAACTGTAAAACAATTAGGAATTATAGCTTTAGACGCAAATGGTGAAGAGCTTGCTCGAACCTATTATGTTGTATATCCAACTGCTATTTCTGGCAAAACATCTAACCATACTGTCCAAACTACTTTAGGTAGTGGTAGCATCATTGGTACCTATGAAGAAGATGCGATTAATGGTGGGTATGATATGAATTTAATTAATACCTACTGGCTTTATATCAATGAAGCAAATGAAACTGATTTTTATGGAAAAGCAATTCCTTTAGCATTGTATAGCGGTTCCATTAAATCTTTAAAATTCGAAATTCGAGAAAATACTGAATTAATAGATAATAATGTACATGCATTATCATCTGGTACAGGTTTTTATTATAAAGGGAATAATGGTGTTGTTGCCGAAATCGCACAAAACCAGATCATTCCTGTAACTGGGGATGAATACAGTTTATATTATGGAAATTCAATTACTTTAGGAACAGGTTCTTCAAGTAAGCCAAGCAGGACTCAAGTGGTTTACAGCCAATCAACAGACAATTTCTTGGTAAGATTTGATCCCGATTGGAAAAAAGCAGATATCAATGTTTACGACATGAGCGGTAAACAAATCATCTCACAGAAAGGTGTTTCTGCAGGCAAAGACTTTGATATTGTTCTACCTAAATCAAACGCTGCGTATATCGTAACGGCTGTGTCTGAGAAAGGAGAAAAAATCAGTTCTAAAATAGTTAGATAA
- a CDS encoding GtrA family protein, with the protein MKELLLKQKQVLLFVIAGGLSAVIEIGSFKIFSVYLPLIFSEENNFHGIHFPLSNVFSTSCGIITNYFLSIWFVFERGKHSKRKEFAYFMFVSFFSTILSLTFFQLFFRFAFKDNLDLGFFVISQAILSKIAAILLVSILNYSVKKKVIFNG; encoded by the coding sequence ATGAAAGAACTTTTACTCAAACAAAAACAAGTATTACTTTTCGTGATTGCGGGAGGACTGAGTGCTGTAATCGAAATCGGTTCATTTAAAATATTCAGTGTTTATTTACCATTAATTTTTTCCGAAGAAAATAACTTTCATGGGATTCACTTTCCGCTAAGTAATGTTTTTTCAACCAGTTGCGGTATTATTACCAATTATTTTTTAAGTATCTGGTTTGTATTTGAGCGTGGCAAACATTCCAAACGGAAAGAGTTTGCGTACTTTATGTTTGTTTCTTTTTTCTCAACCATACTCAGTTTAACTTTCTTCCAGCTCTTCTTTAGATTTGCATTTAAAGATAATCTCGATTTAGGATTCTTCGTTATTAGCCAAGCGATTTTAAGTAAAATAGCGGCGATTTTGTTGGTTTCTATATTGAATTACTCGGTGAAGAAAAAAGTTATTTTTAATGGCTAA
- a CDS encoding signal peptidase, producing MKFLYRSFLILFLILGSLMYADSGPVGPPSPPPGGGNNGGGTSGPGGLASPIDMYIYILAIAAILFIVLYAKKVQNKQTV from the coding sequence ATGAAATTCCTTTATAGATCCTTTTTAATTTTATTTTTAATATTAGGAAGTCTTATGTATGCTGACAGTGGTCCAGTTGGCCCACCTTCTCCTCCTCCAGGCGGAGGTAACAATGGTGGTGGTACTTCTGGTCCTGGTGGATTAGCCTCCCCAATAGATATGTACATCTATATTTTAGCAATAGCAGCGATTTTATTCATTGTTCTTTATGCTAAAAAGGTGCAAAATAAACAAACGGTCTAA
- a CDS encoding DUF3810 domain-containing protein — MLIKKSCTYSKKRFWAGLLLAQFLLFLILSKVNYAIKVFESFFEIQKRIHQQIFFKIPFSVGDVFYILLIIIFLFFIYKIIKKSSRKSYSLKLLILLNILYFTYQLFWGMLYFQKPILEKLPEKEINVEEVKALALDYLELCKQTRTLVREDHNGVFIISNTTLIKAEILRNQMKLPFHLNNKKGTGILAFKSSLFKPIMSYTGILGYYNPFTAEAQYNSTLPSTYIPFTLSHESAHQLGYAKEQEANFIGFLIGKDSKNTDLKYSTEYFVLKSLVNYLVDKDEEFVKNILEHYSPEMKRDRLAEKVFIKKHEGLLDVFFGFTNDLFLKSNQQDGSITYSYFIDLLIRYQ; from the coding sequence ATGCTCATTAAAAAGAGTTGCACATATAGTAAGAAAAGATTTTGGGCAGGTTTATTACTTGCCCAATTTCTTTTGTTTTTAATTCTTTCAAAGGTTAATTATGCCATTAAAGTCTTTGAGAGTTTCTTTGAGATTCAAAAAAGAATTCATCAACAAATTTTTTTTAAAATACCGTTTTCTGTCGGTGATGTTTTCTATATTTTATTAATAATCATCTTTCTATTTTTTATTTATAAAATTATAAAAAAGAGCAGTCGAAAAAGCTATTCTTTAAAATTATTAATTCTTCTGAACATCCTTTATTTCACCTATCAACTATTTTGGGGCATGCTTTACTTTCAAAAGCCGATCCTTGAAAAGTTACCAGAAAAAGAGATTAATGTAGAGGAAGTAAAAGCCCTTGCCTTAGACTATCTTGAGCTTTGTAAACAAACGAGAACTTTAGTAAGAGAAGATCACAATGGAGTATTTATTATCTCAAACACAACGCTTATTAAAGCTGAAATACTGAGGAACCAGATGAAACTACCATTCCATTTAAATAATAAGAAAGGGACAGGAATTCTGGCCTTCAAATCGAGCTTATTTAAGCCAATTATGAGTTACACTGGGATTTTAGGTTACTACAATCCTTTTACGGCAGAAGCGCAGTATAATTCAACTCTACCGTCAACTTATATCCCATTTACGCTTTCACATGAGAGCGCGCATCAGTTAGGCTACGCAAAAGAGCAAGAAGCTAATTTCATCGGTTTTTTAATTGGCAAAGATTCGAAAAATACTGATTTGAAATACAGTACTGAATATTTTGTTTTGAAGTCTTTAGTTAATTATCTGGTTGACAAAGATGAAGAGTTTGTTAAGAATATTTTAGAACACTATTCTCCAGAAATGAAACGAGATCGACTTGCTGAAAAAGTTTTCATTAAAAAGCATGAAGGACTTTTGGATGTGTTCTTCGGCTTCACCAATGATTTATTTCTAAAAAGCAATCAACAGGATGGCAGCATCACTTACTCCTACTTCATCGACTTACTTATCCGTTATCAATGA
- a CDS encoding TlpA family protein disulfide reductase produces MKKIIFILSVLAANSYEAQFKINVEAPSSFTPKEVYLYTLNGSKDVLNGKELKKGNSWQISVDKPYTGMMKLYFPENNASINFISENKDVKMKFETEKDKIVNIDYLDEANHVMNEMQDVQKKKEFILPALYQIQEYYKTKSDFATALNNEVLRLSKATPDLSKFPFVTYYSTNYNKFLEKSAKNSVVTHDEIISFLTKSNEMLESSSLLRPVLVAYLNAGSSATLGADVDKLLKAVNVETPRGQTVLSELIEIFDTYGMQDMKDKYLTEAKSLKCTINERLTNTIATNVNTEIGATFPNYVFNRVTNTKAKSLYDVKADKKVIVFWASTCSHCESELPKLIEKYNAVKAIKGEVIAFSLDNDAVPYGNKVKMLPWINDSELKGWNSSFADTYNVKATPTYYILDSNNKIIAKPDHAADVISYLKLN; encoded by the coding sequence ATGAAAAAAATAATATTTATTTTGAGTGTATTGGCTGCTAACTCTTACGAGGCACAGTTTAAAATCAATGTAGAAGCGCCATCTTCATTTACGCCGAAAGAAGTTTATCTCTATACGCTAAATGGTTCCAAAGATGTCCTTAATGGCAAAGAACTAAAGAAAGGGAATTCGTGGCAAATCAGCGTCGATAAACCTTATACTGGGATGATGAAGTTATATTTCCCGGAGAATAATGCGTCCATCAATTTTATCTCAGAGAATAAAGACGTCAAAATGAAGTTTGAAACTGAGAAAGATAAGATTGTCAATATTGATTATTTGGACGAGGCAAATCATGTAATGAATGAAATGCAGGATGTTCAGAAAAAGAAAGAATTTATCTTGCCTGCTTTATATCAGATACAGGAGTACTATAAGACTAAAAGTGATTTTGCAACAGCACTAAATAATGAAGTCCTTCGTCTTTCAAAGGCTACTCCAGATCTTAGTAAATTTCCTTTTGTTACTTACTATAGTACCAACTATAACAAGTTCTTGGAAAAGAGTGCAAAAAATAGTGTTGTAACTCATGACGAAATCATCAGCTTTTTGACCAAATCAAATGAGATGCTTGAGAGCTCTTCTCTTTTGAGACCAGTTCTTGTAGCGTATTTAAATGCAGGATCCAGTGCTACTTTAGGTGCAGATGTGGATAAGTTGCTTAAGGCTGTTAATGTAGAAACTCCTCGTGGACAAACAGTCCTTTCTGAGCTTATTGAGATCTTTGATACTTATGGGATGCAGGATATGAAAGACAAGTATCTTACCGAAGCTAAGAGTTTGAAATGCACGATTAATGAAAGGTTAACAAATACTATTGCAACAAACGTTAACACAGAAATTGGAGCAACATTTCCTAATTATGTTTTCAATAGAGTGACGAATACTAAAGCTAAATCTCTTTACGATGTGAAGGCAGATAAGAAGGTTATTGTCTTTTGGGCGTCTACATGTTCACACTGTGAAAGTGAATTACCAAAGCTTATTGAAAAATATAATGCGGTTAAAGCCATAAAAGGAGAGGTTATTGCCTTTTCTTTAGATAATGATGCTGTTCCCTATGGAAATAAAGTTAAAATGTTGCCTTGGATTAATGACTCTGAATTGAAAGGTTGGAATAGCTCATTTGCAGATACTTACAATGTAAAAGCGACACCAACTTACTATATTTTGGATAGTAATAATAAGATTATTGCCAAGCCAGATCATGCTGCAGACGTAATTTCTTATTTAAAGTTAAATTAA